In the genome of bacterium, one region contains:
- the deoC gene encoding deoxyribose-phosphate aldolase, with the protein MSEKTTLSIAIGSDHAGFSLKEVLKSYLIANGYELFDCGTYNKDSVDYPKYAYAVAKRISDGKAQFGIIVDGSGIGSAVVANKVHGIRAAMCYDLSTAKSAREHNDANVLTLGAGLISSTLAKQIVDVFLSSKCTVERYLSRVKMVDDLNACIKQNCNFEDTVSLQKKETNSLDLTDQDIERVADKIKDFLEAQKISLYNSANVAFKQSVDNDHDTVRKFINLGVERISNSPGITNIPRDIAKYIDHTLLNPDATIDDILKLCSEAKEFEFASVCINPTYVPLAAKELAGTHVHVCAVVGFPHGNHMPEIKAHETRRAIRDGAKEIDMVINIGALKNGNEELLYKDIRMVAEACEDGGALSKVIIEAALLTDEEKIIACKVAKRARANFVKTSTGFGPGGATKHDVELMSRVVRDSGMGVKAAGGIKTIEDFNEMITAGATRIGASAGVQILEQAKNITVSE; encoded by the coding sequence ATGTCTGAAAAAACAACATTATCAATTGCCATCGGATCGGATCATGCAGGCTTCTCATTAAAGGAAGTGCTGAAATCATATCTTATAGCGAATGGCTATGAGTTATTTGATTGTGGTACTTATAATAAAGATTCCGTCGATTATCCAAAATATGCATATGCTGTTGCTAAAAGGATATCCGATGGTAAGGCTCAATTTGGAATTATTGTTGATGGATCCGGTATTGGATCTGCTGTGGTAGCAAATAAAGTACACGGTATTCGTGCTGCGATGTGTTATGATCTTTCCACTGCAAAGAGTGCGCGTGAGCACAATGATGCGAATGTATTAACATTAGGTGCAGGATTGATCAGCTCAACATTGGCTAAACAAATTGTTGATGTTTTTTTGTCAAGCAAATGTACTGTTGAACGCTATTTGAGTAGAGTGAAGATGGTAGATGATTTAAACGCATGCATTAAACAGAATTGTAATTTTGAGGACACTGTAAGTCTTCAAAAAAAGGAGACAAATTCATTGGATTTAACAGATCAAGATATTGAGCGCGTTGCGGATAAAATTAAAGATTTTTTAGAGGCTCAGAAAATTAGTCTATACAATAGCGCAAATGTTGCTTTTAAGCAAAGTGTAGATAATGACCATGATACTGTACGCAAATTTATTAACTTGGGTGTTGAGAGGATATCAAATAGTCCTGGGATAACAAATATTCCACGAGACATTGCTAAGTATATTGATCATACTTTACTAAACCCTGATGCAACGATTGATGATATTTTGAAATTATGTTCAGAAGCAAAGGAATTTGAATTTGCTTCGGTTTGTATAAATCCAACATATGTCCCACTGGCTGCAAAGGAATTGGCAGGAACACATGTCCATGTATGTGCAGTTGTTGGGTTTCCGCATGGAAATCATATGCCTGAGATAAAAGCTCATGAGACACGTCGAGCTATTCGTGATGGTGCTAAAGAAATTGATATGGTTATTAATATTGGAGCATTAAAGAATGGTAATGAAGAATTATTATACAAAGATATCAGGATGGTTGCTGAAGCTTGTGAAGATGGAGGTGCTTTGAGCAAAGTTATTATCGAAGCAGCATTGCTGACTGACGAAGAAAAAATAATTGCTTGTAAAGTAGCTAAACGTGCGCGAGCAAATTTTGTAAAGACTTCTACTGGATTTGGCCCGGGAGGTGCGACTAAGCATGATGTAGAATTAATGAGCCGAGTTGTCCGTGATTCAGGGATGGGAGTTAAAGCTGCTGGGGGAATTAAAACTATTGAAGATTTTAATGAAATGATTACAGCAGGTGCTACAAGAATAGGTGCGAGTGCGGGTGTTCAAATTCTTGAGCAAGCAAAAAATATTACAGTTTCTGAGTGA
- a CDS encoding BMC domain-containing protein, with product MAEALGMIETRSFPAVVEAADAMVKAAKVELVGYEKTGGGYVSAIIRGDVAAVKAACDAGRAGASKVGEIVAIHVIARLHANVDIVMPLGRMEKKEKTTIKRS from the coding sequence ATGGCTGAAGCATTAGGTATGATTGAAACCCGGAGTTTTCCTGCAGTAGTCGAAGCAGCAGATGCAATGGTAAAAGCAGCAAAAGTAGAATTGGTTGGTTATGAAAAGACAGGAGGCGGTTATGTTTCTGCAATCATTCGGGGTGATGTTGCTGCTGTGAAAGCCGCATGCGATGCAGGTAGGGCAGGTGCCTCAAAAGTTGGTGAGATCGTTGCAATCCATGTAATTGCTCGCCTTCATGCGAACGTTGATATTGTTATGCCACTTGGCCGCATGGAGAAAAAGGAGAAAACAACTATAAAGCGGTCTTAG
- a CDS encoding EutN/CcmL family microcompartment protein has product MILAKVAGTVVATQKEPSMEGLKFLLLRQIDLDGKKTGGFVVAVDAVGAGIEEIVLYASGSSARQTIMTEKRPCDAVIMAIVDNWEVEGQLKYKKGVDD; this is encoded by the coding sequence ATGATTTTAGCAAAGGTAGCGGGTACTGTTGTTGCAACTCAAAAAGAGCCGAGTATGGAAGGACTGAAGTTTCTTTTATTACGTCAGATAGATTTAGATGGTAAAAAAACAGGTGGTTTTGTAGTAGCAGTAGATGCTGTGGGGGCTGGCATTGAAGAAATTGTACTCTATGCCAGTGGGAGTTCTGCAAGACAAACTATCATGACAGAAAAACGTCCATGTGATGCTGTAATCATGGCTATTGTTGATAACTGGGAGGTTGAAGGCCAGTTGAAATATAAAAAGGGTGTTGATGACTAA
- a CDS encoding aldehyde dehydrogenase EutE, which translates to MSSLTEKQVDTVARRVLERLLYTSPDDRLNLPNKKDLSQKYSSLSGIFSKINEAVAAAGQAQRQLMQLSLAKRNEIIKNIRLKMSEHAEELARKAHEETGLGRVEDKILKNKLVIEKTPGTEILTTQAYSGDRGLMLMELAPYGIIGAITPVTNPTSTIICNTIGMIAAGNAVVFNVHPSAKNVSIENIILINEAISEAGGPCNLVTAISEPTIESAQELMKHSDVRLLVITGGASVVKAAMTSGKRAICAGPGNPPIVVDESADIKQASKDILLGASLDNNIICVSGKILFVVESIADKLISALKNQGAVQLSKEQFTHLEKIIFAENHGPRMHAVMEKTLIGKDVQVILSKIGINVDQDVRLAIVEVPYEHPLVWTEQMMPILPIVRAESADQAIDMAKEAEGGLRHTAVMHSKNLDNLSRMAREMDSSIFVKNGPAVAGLGYGGEGYCSFSIASPTGEGLTNPRSFARERRCVLVDHFRII; encoded by the coding sequence ATGTCTTCCTTGACGGAAAAGCAGGTTGATACTGTAGCCCGACGTGTACTCGAAAGGTTACTATATACCAGTCCTGATGATAGATTAAATTTGCCTAATAAGAAAGATCTTTCTCAAAAATATTCGTCCTTATCAGGCATATTTTCGAAAATAAACGAGGCAGTAGCTGCAGCCGGACAAGCTCAACGCCAGTTAATGCAACTTTCATTGGCAAAACGAAATGAGATAATCAAGAATATCCGGCTTAAAATGTCTGAACATGCAGAAGAATTAGCTCGGAAAGCGCATGAAGAGACAGGTCTTGGACGTGTTGAAGATAAGATTTTAAAGAATAAACTTGTTATTGAGAAAACTCCAGGAACCGAAATATTGACAACTCAGGCGTATTCGGGTGATCGCGGTTTGATGTTGATGGAATTGGCGCCATATGGTATTATCGGTGCTATAACACCTGTAACGAATCCTACTTCAACGATTATTTGTAATACGATTGGTATGATTGCGGCTGGGAATGCTGTTGTCTTCAACGTACATCCATCTGCAAAAAATGTAAGTATTGAAAATATTATTCTAATTAATGAAGCGATTTCTGAAGCAGGGGGGCCATGCAATTTAGTCACGGCAATTTCTGAACCGACAATTGAAAGTGCACAGGAATTGATGAAACATTCAGATGTTCGTTTACTTGTTATAACAGGTGGTGCAAGTGTTGTAAAAGCAGCCATGACAAGTGGAAAGAGAGCAATCTGTGCAGGGCCTGGGAACCCTCCTATTGTTGTGGATGAGAGTGCGGACATAAAGCAGGCATCCAAAGATATATTACTGGGTGCATCTTTGGATAACAATATTATCTGTGTCAGTGGAAAAATTTTGTTCGTAGTAGAAAGTATTGCAGATAAACTTATTTCAGCACTTAAAAATCAGGGTGCTGTCCAACTAAGTAAAGAACAGTTTACGCATCTTGAGAAGATTATTTTTGCGGAAAACCATGGACCTCGAATGCATGCGGTTATGGAAAAAACACTTATTGGAAAAGATGTTCAGGTTATATTATCGAAAATTGGAATTAATGTAGATCAGGATGTGCGGTTAGCTATTGTGGAAGTCCCGTATGAGCATCCATTGGTTTGGACCGAACAGATGATGCCAATTCTTCCGATTGTGAGGGCGGAAAGTGCCGATCAAGCCATTGATATGGCCAAGGAAGCTGAGGGTGGATTACGCCATACAGCCGTGATGCACTCCAAGAATCTTGACAATTTGAGCCGTATGGCACGGGAAATGGACAGCAGTATTTTTGTGAAGAATGGACCTGCAGTTGCCGGTTTGGGTTATGGGGGCGAGGGGTATTGCTCATTTTCAATAGCTAGTCCTACGGGAGAAGGGTTGACAAATCCAAGAAGTTTCGCTCGTGAACGTCGTTGTGTATTAGTAGACCATTTTAGGATAATATAA
- a CDS encoding BMC domain-containing protein, whose translation MKVYPAIALIEYSDIPMGILCSDAMVKHSPISMIKTGTVSRGKFLILIGGSVASVEEAYEEGVNRGKSFLLDSLFLPDVHRQVYDALLGNRTGCIGDGIAVFETKTVATVIRSSDAAVKSADVDIIETRMADSLGGQAFTIFTGKVGDLESAIRIAQRSAEEFNALCSYSIIPKLHPEIAKQIDVSTRFSKIESLFIKDGEINNVIGKGDRNSDT comes from the coding sequence ATGAAAGTATACCCTGCAATAGCATTAATCGAATATTCAGATATTCCTATGGGAATTCTATGCAGTGATGCAATGGTTAAACACTCTCCAATTTCAATGATTAAGACTGGTACTGTATCTCGGGGTAAATTTTTGATTTTGATTGGGGGCAGTGTTGCTTCTGTGGAAGAAGCGTACGAAGAAGGTGTAAATAGAGGAAAATCTTTCCTTTTGGATTCTCTATTTCTGCCTGATGTGCATAGACAAGTCTATGATGCGTTGTTAGGGAACCGCACTGGATGTATTGGGGATGGCATAGCTGTTTTTGAGACGAAAACAGTGGCAACAGTGATTCGTTCATCAGACGCAGCTGTTAAAAGTGCAGATGTAGACATTATTGAAACCCGAATGGCTGATTCTTTGGGTGGTCAAGCATTTACAATATTTACGGGGAAAGTAGGGGATCTTGAATCAGCTATTCGGATTGCTCAAAGATCAGCTGAAGAATTTAATGCTTTGTGTAGCTATTCGATTATCCCCAAATTGCATCCAGAGATCGCTAAGCAAATTGATGTATCAACACGATTTTCAAAAATTGAAAGTTTATTTATTAAAGATGGAGAGATAAATAATGTTATTGGGAAGGGTGATAGGAACTCTGACACCTAG
- a CDS encoding ethanolamine utilization protein EutN, with protein sequence MLLGRVIGTLTPSEVYKGLKGVPMLIVQPLDKQQKSAGSPLVAADSTRMAGHGELIYYEGGREAALALDPWFVPVDHTIIGIVDDVHLLNLEDT encoded by the coding sequence ATGTTATTGGGAAGGGTGATAGGAACTCTGACACCTAGTGAAGTTTATAAAGGATTAAAAGGAGTTCCTATGCTCATAGTTCAACCATTAGATAAACAGCAGAAATCTGCCGGGTCACCTTTGGTTGCAGCTGATTCAACAAGAATGGCCGGACATGGTGAGCTGATTTATTATGAAGGTGGACGAGAAGCAGCGTTAGCACTGGATCCGTGGTTTGTTCCTGTTGACCATACGATTATTGGAATTGTAGATGATGTGCACTTGTTAAATTTGGAGGATACATGA
- a CDS encoding EutN/CcmL family microcompartment protein: MILGQACGVIYSTINHPFYDTRRLLIVDRLDPKGRPTGKYLIAVDTVDAGNGEIVLVIDEGNSARQIVDDSNAPIRSIIVGIVDHISIDIDKV; this comes from the coding sequence ATGATCCTGGGACAGGCCTGCGGGGTTATATACTCTACAATTAACCATCCTTTTTATGACACTAGGCGGCTTCTCATTGTTGATCGTTTAGATCCAAAAGGCCGACCAACCGGCAAATATTTAATTGCCGTGGACACTGTAGATGCTGGTAATGGGGAAATTGTATTAGTTATCGATGAGGGAAATTCAGCCCGTCAGATTGTAGATGATTCCAATGCACCAATTCGTTCTATAATCGTTGGAATTGTTGATCATATAAGTATAGATATAGATAAAGTATGA